The proteins below are encoded in one region of Deltaproteobacteria bacterium:
- a CDS encoding PAS domain-containing protein — translation MIRKPKRRRTAAATPPPRRGRAAASVANERYRAISELASDWAYAFRVERDGRLVSEWVTDAFRRVTGYAEGDLDARGGWRALVHPDDLPPALLQNQRLLAGHADVTEFRIVTKQGAVRWIRNHCRPVWNDGARRTVRIYGAAQDITELKRSIAELTEWKDRYEAAVRASGHILYDWNAGTNEVTFAGDYERILGYTPADVPRQLDDALSMTHPDDLARFEREVSHVRRTREPFRLEYRVRRKDGRYICVEDRGYFVTDSTGALHMVGFLIDVTEQRRAEEEKAVLLEVARDITGTLDLDELLDRVQRRTAEILPCETVATFYFHPSEQAFRIVSHHGVPPDLIPAATALKFSYGELFGGRLTGGQTIVINDFREQPWLPATIYERFHLAALVAVPLHVRGRMLGSLVAFTQTSGRRFTPDQVQLCESIGRQLAVAIEASELYRAQQDEAEVAGALARVGRELISSLSAPVVQERLCRLTTEVLACDYSHALIWEPEAGVFSAASAYGYTSEDWESLRLVKVPRSVIAPLLDRLEHDGFVQTAAERSDLLPPAVPRASRTLHVALRRGDEVIGILTAEYRDRTDPFSLRQERISRGIAHLASLALENVHLVAALEHANRLKADFVATMSHELRSPLHVIIGYNDLLLDEMFGHLTEAQAETLQRIRQRSHELLDLVNTTLDLSRLEAGRVPLDLRPVRLEQLIEELDAETRVVRVKPGVNFEWVSAPDLPNVVSDPLKLRVIVKNLVVNALKFTDAGSVTITTQRREDGVEIAVSDTGIGIEPAIQPFIFEPFRQADSAHARGAGGVGLGLYIVRRLLDLLGGNVTLESEPGRGSCFRVWIPRTYSAAGAARQLTRERTLAPN, via the coding sequence CGGCGCGTCACTGGCTACGCCGAAGGCGATCTCGATGCCCGCGGGGGCTGGCGCGCACTGGTTCATCCCGACGATCTGCCACCCGCGCTGCTACAGAATCAGCGGCTGCTCGCCGGTCACGCCGACGTCACCGAGTTTCGCATCGTCACCAAGCAGGGCGCGGTGCGTTGGATTCGCAATCACTGCCGTCCGGTGTGGAACGACGGCGCGCGCCGCACGGTACGCATCTACGGCGCGGCGCAGGACATCACGGAGTTGAAGCGCTCCATCGCCGAATTGACTGAGTGGAAAGACCGCTACGAGGCAGCGGTCAGGGCCAGCGGCCACATCCTCTACGATTGGAACGCCGGCACCAACGAGGTCACCTTCGCCGGCGACTACGAGCGCATCCTCGGCTACACGCCCGCGGACGTACCCCGTCAGTTGGACGACGCGCTCAGTATGACGCATCCAGATGATCTGGCGCGCTTCGAACGCGAAGTGTCACACGTGCGCCGGACGCGTGAACCGTTTCGACTCGAATATCGCGTGCGGCGCAAGGATGGCCGCTACATCTGCGTGGAGGACCGTGGCTACTTCGTGACCGACAGCACGGGCGCTCTGCACATGGTTGGCTTCTTGATCGATGTCACCGAACAGCGTCGAGCCGAGGAAGAGAAGGCGGTGCTGCTCGAAGTGGCGCGCGATATTACCGGCACACTCGACCTCGACGAGCTGCTGGATCGTGTGCAACGGCGGACCGCGGAAATCCTGCCGTGCGAGACCGTCGCCACGTTCTACTTTCACCCGAGTGAACAAGCTTTCCGCATCGTTTCCCACCACGGCGTACCGCCCGACCTCATCCCTGCGGCGACGGCACTGAAGTTCTCGTACGGCGAGTTGTTCGGCGGGCGGCTGACTGGCGGGCAAACGATTGTGATCAATGATTTCCGTGAGCAGCCTTGGCTGCCAGCCACGATCTACGAGCGCTTTCATCTCGCGGCCTTGGTGGCGGTGCCGCTGCACGTCCGCGGGCGGATGCTGGGTTCTTTGGTGGCGTTCACCCAGACCAGCGGCCGGCGCTTCACCCCCGACCAAGTGCAGTTGTGTGAGAGCATCGGGCGACAGTTGGCCGTGGCCATCGAGGCCTCGGAATTGTACCGCGCGCAGCAAGACGAGGCGGAAGTCGCCGGGGCGTTAGCACGGGTCGGCCGCGAGTTGATCTCCTCGCTGAGCGCACCGGTGGTGCAAGAGCGGCTGTGCCGGCTGACCACCGAGGTGCTCGCCTGTGACTACAGTCACGCGCTCATCTGGGAGCCCGAGGCGGGTGTGTTCAGCGCGGCCTCGGCCTATGGCTACACGTCGGAAGATTGGGAGTCGCTGCGCCTGGTGAAAGTACCGCGGTCGGTGATCGCGCCCCTGTTGGATCGGCTGGAACACGATGGCTTCGTGCAGACCGCCGCCGAGCGGTCCGACCTCCTACCACCCGCGGTGCCGCGAGCCAGCCGCACGTTGCACGTAGCGTTGCGTCGGGGCGACGAGGTCATCGGGATTCTGACCGCCGAATATCGTGATCGCACCGATCCCTTCAGCCTTCGACAGGAGCGGATCAGCCGCGGCATCGCGCATCTGGCCTCGCTCGCGCTGGAGAACGTCCACCTGGTGGCAGCGCTCGAACATGCCAATCGCCTCAAGGCTGACTTCGTCGCGACCATGTCGCACGAGCTGCGCAGTCCGCTGCATGTCATCATCGGCTACAATGATCTGTTGCTCGACGAAATGTTCGGCCACTTGACCGAGGCGCAGGCTGAGACCTTGCAGCGCATTCGCCAGCGCTCTCACGAGTTGCTCGATTTGGTCAACACGACCCTCGATCTGAGCCGGCTCGAAGCGGGCCGGGTGCCGCTCGACCTTCGCCCGGTGCGCCTTGAGCAATTGATCGAGGAACTCGACGCGGAGACGCGTGTGGTGCGCGTCAAGCCCGGCGTCAATTTTGAGTGGGTAAGCGCCCCCGATCTCCCCAACGTGGTGAGCGATCCGCTCAAGCTGCGAGTGATCGTGAAGAACCTGGTTGTGAACGCCCTGAAATTCACCGACGCTGGATCCGTGACTATCACGACGCAACGCCGTGAGGATGGTGTAGAGATCGCCGTGAGTGACACCGGGATTGGCATCGAGCCTGCCATCCAGCCGTTCATATTCGAACCCTTTCGGCAGGCGGACAGCGCGCACGCACGCGGGGCCGGTGGAGTCGGTCTCGGTCTCTACATCGTACGACGACTACTCGACTTGCTCGGCGGTAACGTGACGTTGGAGAGCGAACCCGGTCGCGGCTCGTGTTTCCGCGTGTGGATTCCGCGCACCTACAGCGCCGCCGGCGCGGCCCGTCAACTCACCCGCGAGCGCACGCTAGCTCCGAACTGA
- the rsmH gene encoding 16S rRNA (cytosine(1402)-N(4))-methyltransferase RsmH, with product MTQPVHIPVMLPEVLAHLVTGAGGRFVDATIDGGGHAAAILERTAPAGRVLGIDRDPDLLTALRGTLAAEVESGRLVLASGSFQALTTIVEARQFAPVDGVLFDLGLSSYHFDVSGRGFSFMRGEPLDMRFDPTDTATETAADLLRTRTHEQLRAIFQSFGEERFSGRIAGRIMIEREATPITTTDQLFELIATALPARLRWRAARSAARIFQALRIAVNDELEAISEALPQALALLNPGGRLVVIAFHSLEDRLVKQFFVAERGAGRVRVVTKRPLRPTEAEVATNPRAASAKLRVAEKL from the coding sequence ATGACCCAACCGGTGCACATCCCTGTCATGCTGCCTGAGGTGCTCGCCCATCTGGTAACCGGCGCGGGCGGCCGCTTCGTCGATGCCACCATCGATGGCGGCGGGCACGCCGCCGCGATCCTGGAGCGCACAGCACCCGCGGGGCGGGTGCTCGGGATCGACCGCGATCCGGATTTGCTCACGGCCTTACGCGGCACGCTCGCGGCGGAAGTCGAGTCGGGCCGCCTCGTGCTCGCCAGCGGGAGCTTCCAGGCTCTGACCACCATCGTCGAAGCCAGGCAATTCGCTCCGGTCGACGGTGTATTGTTCGATCTCGGGCTCAGTTCCTACCACTTCGACGTCAGCGGCCGCGGCTTCAGCTTCATGCGCGGCGAGCCGCTCGACATGCGCTTCGATCCGACCGACACCGCGACTGAAACCGCCGCGGACCTCCTGCGCACACGCACCCACGAGCAGTTGCGGGCGATCTTCCAAAGCTTCGGTGAGGAGCGTTTCTCCGGCCGGATTGCGGGCCGCATCATGATCGAGCGTGAAGCGACGCCGATCACCACCACCGACCAACTGTTCGAGCTGATCGCGACGGCGCTGCCGGCGCGCTTGCGCTGGCGGGCGGCACGCTCTGCGGCGCGTATCTTTCAAGCGCTCCGCATCGCCGTCAACGATGAACTCGAGGCCATCAGTGAAGCCCTGCCACAGGCCCTGGCCCTCCTCAATCCGGGTGGTCGGCTGGTGGTGATCGCCTTCCACTCACTCGAAGATCGCCTGGTGAAACAGTTCTTCGTCGCCGAGCGGGGCGCCGGCCGCGTGCGGGTGGTAACCAAGCGACCGCTGCGCCCGACCGAGGCCGAAGTGGCCACCAATCCACGCGCCGCCAGCGCCAAGCTGCGCGTCGCCGAGAAGTTGTGA